The proteins below come from a single Chitinophaga pinensis DSM 2588 genomic window:
- a CDS encoding tetratricopeptide repeat protein, which yields MDGTRFIQVFFCLIFGISGTLWAQDQGKADSLKKVLLETDTLSPMSQMAMFAKIAAYSSSPDEVLLYADTLLELAATHHEPNYIIEALQSKGVAYRLMGNLKKSLENLFRSANLAIEKGEHKRLTTGYLEIANTYMANNDLKNAIIYNRKAVGLIRLHGNKEQLAINLLNTGYSYYSLNELDSALLLYNEAEPIFAQIGLKIGQAYAVGNKALVYWKQGNNDSARQGLLRAIDMLGPLGDQFGMADYHNQLGKLYAEEGKTEDAIRHTSKALEIAQALDLKEQMRDASLLLSNLYKTKKDYAQAFDYQSRYIVYKDSIENSGTTRQLANLRTEFEVSLKEKEIVLLEKRQLLNRIYIIVAVFFLLLAVLMLLYFRQRFFNAKLLAVNEQKYHDERIRNLLNTQETKALQAMVQGQESERKRLARELHNHFGSLMATIKVNMHAVDEKAIPNYQTLSVLIDQACADIRNLSHSLNVGIADDFGLVPALVELTAHLRQANSLEVEFSAAMCEQKMEARNEIIIYRIVQELVSNVLKHAGATKLSISLTCFDEENIINIIVQDDGIGFDVAEEMTGSGMGLNTLKEMIVDLRGEIRFDSNAASGTTVNIDLPVTPITLN from the coding sequence TTGGATGGAACACGGTTCATACAGGTTTTCTTTTGTCTGATATTCGGTATCAGCGGAACACTGTGGGCACAGGATCAGGGTAAAGCGGATAGTCTTAAAAAGGTATTGTTGGAGACGGATACGCTTTCTCCGATGTCCCAGATGGCGATGTTTGCGAAAATAGCAGCCTATTCCTCTTCTCCCGATGAGGTATTGCTGTATGCAGACACATTACTGGAACTGGCCGCCACGCATCACGAACCCAATTATATTATTGAAGCGCTGCAGTCCAAAGGGGTTGCTTACCGCTTAATGGGGAATCTGAAAAAATCCCTGGAAAACCTGTTCCGTAGTGCCAACCTGGCCATTGAAAAGGGAGAACATAAACGGCTGACCACCGGTTATCTTGAAATTGCCAATACCTATATGGCCAACAATGATCTGAAGAACGCCATTATATATAATAGGAAAGCGGTTGGCCTTATCAGACTACACGGCAATAAAGAACAACTGGCCATTAACCTCCTGAACACCGGATATAGTTATTATAGCTTGAATGAACTGGACTCAGCCTTATTGTTATACAATGAGGCTGAGCCAATTTTTGCACAGATCGGTCTGAAGATCGGTCAGGCGTATGCGGTAGGAAACAAAGCCCTGGTCTACTGGAAGCAGGGTAATAATGACAGTGCGAGACAAGGACTTCTACGGGCAATTGATATGCTTGGTCCGCTGGGAGATCAATTTGGCATGGCGGATTATCATAACCAGCTTGGTAAACTGTATGCCGAAGAAGGAAAAACGGAAGACGCGATCAGGCATACCAGTAAAGCCCTGGAAATAGCGCAGGCGCTGGACCTGAAAGAGCAGATGCGGGATGCTTCTCTCTTGTTGTCAAACTTGTATAAAACGAAGAAAGACTATGCACAGGCTTTTGATTATCAGAGCCGGTATATTGTATATAAAGACAGTATAGAAAATTCGGGTACGACCAGGCAGCTGGCGAACCTGCGGACGGAGTTTGAGGTGAGTCTGAAGGAAAAAGAGATCGTATTACTGGAAAAACGCCAATTGCTGAACAGGATCTATATCATCGTTGCGGTGTTCTTCCTGTTATTGGCGGTACTGATGTTGCTGTATTTCCGGCAACGTTTTTTTAATGCAAAGTTGTTGGCGGTAAATGAGCAGAAATACCATGACGAAAGGATCCGGAATCTGCTTAATACACAGGAAACAAAAGCCTTGCAGGCGATGGTACAGGGGCAGGAGAGTGAAAGGAAACGCCTTGCCAGGGAGTTACATAACCACTTCGGGAGCCTGATGGCGACTATTAAGGTTAACATGCACGCAGTAGATGAAAAGGCGATCCCTAATTATCAGACCTTGTCCGTGTTGATAGATCAGGCTTGCGCTGATATCAGGAATCTTTCCCATTCCCTGAATGTGGGTATCGCAGATGATTTTGGTCTTGTACCTGCATTGGTTGAACTGACAGCGCATTTGCGGCAGGCGAATAGTCTGGAAGTGGAATTCTCCGCTGCTATGTGTGAACAGAAAATGGAGGCACGGAATGAAATCATTATATACCGGATCGTGCAGGAACTGGTGAGTAACGTGTTGAAACATGCAGGGGCGACAAAACTGTCTATTTCGCTGACCTGCTTTGACGAAGAAAATATTATTAATATCATCGTACAGGACGACGGGATAGGATTTGATGTAGCAGAAGAAATGACCGGTTCCGGTATGGGATTGAATACACTGAAAGAAATGATTGTTGATCTGCGTGGGGAGATCCGCTTTGATAGTAACGCTGCAAGCGGTACCACGGTAAATATAGACTTGCCTGTTACGCCGATAACACTCAACTGA
- a CDS encoding response regulator — translation MIKVLIVDDHHLFAEGVASLFKPEDGIAVVKHTTNGNEIPDILAGSDIDVILLDIDMPILNGIACMELLKHKGYDKPVVMLTMHQSMRQVKDALEKGAQGYVLKDASKAELVQAINNASERKNYFHPKINDQVFDYFRGKSVGKSGLQELSEREKEIIKCLAEGMNTKAISSSLYISEHTVKTHRRNIMHKLNVKTSAELIRLAIDKGII, via the coding sequence ATGATAAAAGTACTGATAGTGGATGATCACCATCTGTTTGCAGAAGGCGTTGCTTCTTTGTTTAAACCCGAAGATGGTATAGCGGTGGTAAAGCATACTACCAATGGTAACGAGATCCCTGATATTCTGGCCGGCAGTGACATCGATGTCATACTGCTGGATATTGATATGCCTATTCTGAATGGTATTGCCTGTATGGAATTGCTGAAACATAAAGGATATGATAAACCTGTTGTCATGTTGACGATGCATCAGTCCATGCGGCAGGTCAAAGATGCGCTGGAAAAAGGCGCACAGGGATATGTACTGAAAGATGCGTCCAAGGCGGAGTTAGTACAGGCCATTAACAATGCCAGTGAGCGGAAGAATTATTTTCATCCGAAGATCAATGACCAGGTATTTGATTATTTCAGGGGGAAGAGTGTTGGTAAGAGCGGATTACAGGAACTTTCTGAAAGGGAGAAGGAAATCATCAAATGTCTGGCTGAAGGAATGAATACCAAGGCTATTTCCAGTTCGCTTTATATCAGTGAACATACGGTGAAGACTCACCGGAGAAATATCATGCATAAGCTGAATGTCAAGACCTCTGCGGAGCTAATCCGGCTGGCCATCGATAAAGGTATTATCTGA
- a CDS encoding TlpA disulfide reductase family protein, which translates to MPINLHCRQFIPYKLFSTLIVFLLCSFISVSYAQEKFVIRGTSLNYKGKIYLDWDHHVDTVLIKNNKFRFEGSTTGPVRARLSVDSHFPIESDGLYVEAGETAITVDTTIAVSLLNNREACMININFIKAGPINEVIGPLERKIKTLAPKYIHAPEAEQLQFAFGLIRDLFKEHPESFAPLFYLVSTGSEAAIPQLLLDSIYRQLPERYKTTIYGGAVKKRLEYYERTQTGQVIKNFKAVNAAGDSISTDGFKGKYLLVDLWASWCAPCREEIPLLKVLYEQYKGNQFAILGVSIDRDRQDWLTAVEKEQLPWVNAIDPRHFDAEIYRYFRANGVPFNLLLDPEGKVVGVNLHGEALRNKLAEVLKQ; encoded by the coding sequence ATGCCAATAAACCTTCATTGCAGACAATTTATCCCATACAAATTATTTAGTACACTCATTGTATTCTTACTTTGTTCCTTTATATCTGTCAGTTATGCGCAGGAGAAATTTGTGATCCGGGGTACGTCGCTGAATTATAAAGGAAAGATCTATCTCGATTGGGATCATCATGTAGATACAGTCCTTATAAAAAACAATAAATTCCGTTTCGAAGGATCAACAACAGGTCCTGTCCGGGCAAGGTTATCTGTAGACAGCCATTTTCCTATAGAATCTGATGGGTTGTATGTGGAAGCGGGGGAGACGGCAATTACAGTTGATACAACGATAGCTGTCAGTTTGCTGAATAATAGGGAGGCATGTATGATAAACATCAACTTTATAAAGGCGGGCCCTATTAATGAAGTGATTGGACCATTAGAAAGAAAAATTAAAACGCTTGCTCCAAAGTATATTCATGCTCCGGAGGCTGAGCAGTTACAATTCGCGTTTGGTTTGATACGGGATTTATTCAAAGAACATCCGGAAAGTTTTGCGCCATTATTCTATCTCGTGAGTACCGGATCTGAAGCTGCGATACCACAATTACTTCTTGACTCCATCTACAGACAATTGCCGGAACGTTATAAAACTACTATATATGGTGGGGCAGTTAAAAAACGACTGGAGTACTATGAACGTACACAGACGGGGCAGGTAATAAAGAATTTTAAGGCGGTAAATGCCGCAGGAGATTCAATCAGTACTGACGGCTTTAAAGGAAAATATCTACTGGTTGATCTCTGGGCATCCTGGTGTGCTCCCTGTAGGGAAGAAATACCATTGCTTAAAGTATTGTATGAGCAATATAAAGGAAATCAATTTGCGATTCTGGGAGTATCTATTGATAGAGACAGACAGGACTGGTTGACGGCAGTAGAGAAAGAGCAACTTCCCTGGGTCAATGCCATTGATCCCAGACACTTTGATGCGGAGATATATCGTTATTTCCGGGCAAATGGAGTGCCTTTTAACTTATTGCTGGACCCTGAGGGAAAGGTAGTAGGTGTGAACCTGCATGGAGAGGCGCTTAGGAATAAGCTGGCGGAGGTGTTAAAGCAATAG
- a CDS encoding RNA polymerase sigma factor, which produces MPDKPSNIEQGVLQQIAEGDEASFRELYARYYPQLRPFIWKYTGSALQTEDILQETFIRIWLNRDKLPEIENLSAWIFKVASREYLTLLRKQLVYEEKLATLNINMDKDGDLAPLTPDDQAHLADIRRVIGEAVARLPEQRRRIYRMSRDEGIRIQEIADTLSITPRTVKNVLTTSLKEIREHLAASGYTFMIPLFLFLKDY; this is translated from the coding sequence TTGCCGGATAAACCATCAAATATAGAACAGGGGGTGCTGCAACAGATCGCAGAAGGCGATGAGGCTTCATTCAGGGAGCTGTATGCCCGTTATTATCCTCAACTGCGTCCTTTTATCTGGAAATATACCGGCTCGGCGTTACAGACAGAAGATATCTTACAGGAAACGTTTATCAGGATCTGGCTGAACAGGGACAAATTGCCGGAGATTGAAAATCTCAGTGCCTGGATCTTTAAAGTCGCCTCCCGGGAATACCTCACCCTACTCAGGAAGCAGCTGGTATATGAAGAAAAGCTGGCTACGCTGAATATTAATATGGATAAGGATGGAGATCTGGCCCCGCTTACGCCGGATGACCAGGCGCACCTGGCGGATATCAGGCGGGTGATCGGCGAAGCGGTAGCACGGCTGCCAGAACAACGCCGCCGTATTTACCGTATGAGCCGGGATGAGGGTATCCGGATACAGGAGATCGCCGATACACTGTCTATTACTCCACGTACCGTAAAGAACGTATTAACTACCAGTCTGAAGGAGATCCGGGAACACCTGGCGGCTTCAGGATATACTTTTATGATCCCTCTCTTTTTGTTCCTCAAAGATTATTAA
- a CDS encoding FecR family protein, giving the protein MEERIAYLLGQHRQGVLTAAERQELQYWLDLPDDTTIDAIAVLMEQEAVTAEPLDESTLHERVARIVSVDKGATEKTAIVRRLRTWWWAAAVLILCFSLLGIYRWQYNQTAVSDRLAQQSDPVIMPGSNKAVLTLANGEKVNLDSTGHQLIREGETAVQQQGGSLLYAAGAGTAVTYNTLATPRGGQFQLVLADGTIVWLNAASSIRYPTAFNGDTRQVEVSGEAYFQVATDPGRPFTVHTAGQTIAVLGTQFNINNYGDNGHIITTLLAGKIRIDNGRRQVELAPGEQSIVHTADISINKEVDTDMVIAWKNGLFKFNGTKLEDVMKQLSRWYDVDVIYEGAVPERHFSGEITRGAAITEVLDMLRLLHVNFKITDNGPRKTITVVPD; this is encoded by the coding sequence ATGGAAGAACGTATCGCTTATTTATTAGGGCAACATCGCCAGGGGGTATTAACGGCTGCGGAACGTCAGGAATTGCAGTACTGGCTGGACTTGCCAGATGATACCACTATAGATGCGATTGCGGTTCTGATGGAACAGGAGGCTGTCACAGCGGAGCCGCTGGATGAAAGTACCCTGCATGAGCGTGTCGCACGTATTGTCTCTGTGGATAAAGGAGCAACGGAAAAGACAGCGATTGTCCGTCGACTGCGTACCTGGTGGTGGGCGGCAGCAGTCCTTATACTATGTTTTTCATTACTGGGTATCTATCGCTGGCAATACAACCAGACAGCGGTCAGCGACAGACTGGCACAACAGTCCGATCCGGTTATCATGCCCGGATCCAATAAAGCCGTTCTTACACTTGCCAACGGTGAAAAAGTTAACCTCGACAGCACAGGCCACCAACTGATCCGCGAGGGGGAAACAGCTGTACAACAACAGGGAGGCAGTCTGCTATATGCGGCGGGCGCCGGAACAGCTGTTACGTATAATACGCTTGCCACGCCACGTGGCGGACAATTCCAGCTGGTATTGGCAGACGGGACCATTGTGTGGCTCAATGCGGCAAGTTCCATCCGTTATCCAACGGCATTTAACGGGGATACGCGACAGGTAGAAGTGAGCGGAGAGGCTTATTTCCAGGTAGCTACCGATCCCGGACGGCCATTTACCGTACATACGGCTGGGCAAACTATCGCGGTATTGGGCACACAGTTCAATATCAATAATTATGGGGACAACGGACATATCATCACCACCTTATTAGCAGGTAAAATCAGGATCGATAATGGTCGCCGCCAGGTAGAACTGGCCCCCGGAGAACAATCTATCGTTCATACAGCAGACATCTCCATCAATAAGGAGGTGGATACCGATATGGTGATTGCCTGGAAAAACGGGCTTTTCAAATTTAACGGTACTAAACTGGAAGACGTCATGAAACAGCTGAGCAGGTGGTATGATGTGGATGTGATTTACGAAGGAGCAGTCCCTGAACGGCATTTCTCCGGAGAGATCACCCGCGGGGCAGCTATCACCGAAGTCCTGGACATGCTCAGGCTCCTGCATGTGAATTTTAAAATAACAGATAATGGACCACGTAAGACGATAACAGTGGTACCGGATTGA
- a CDS encoding TonB-dependent receptor → MVLKIVTFLMLVTLMHVSASSFSQAISLNEKDTPVEKVLERISKQSGFHFFYDAATFANYKVTISIRDAQIEKALDSCLRGLPVTYKIMGKNVVLVSAEKNNSIPSQPQQARIVKGTVFDEDMKLLIGVTIRNRNSGKGTVTDSKGGYVIAADIGDVLVISFVGYVTREVTVGNQPTIDFQLKVTNAALNQVVVVGYGSTRKKDLIGSVATVNVNEIRNVPFATIDIGLAGKAAGVQVVQSDGSPGGVANIRVRGGTSILGGNDPLYIIDGVQITPTSRYIKTPGEVVDPVARSTNFSDPSNAISGAYARGLNSLAGLNINDIESIDILKDASATAIYGSKAANGVVIITTKQGTQDTKPYFELNNYTGVSRPVKADVLNADQYRMILKEAATNYNADRVAMGEQPSATANKILNDPSYLGMDNTDWLSLVLRSGLTQNTDVSVRGGGRGTRYYTSLSYSEQKGVVKGTDFKRLSGKLNLDNQVNARLKFTTNINYAFSTNNITNGAYAQALYAPPTRAPYNPDGTLANLAGSAVNSDNFNGFQNPLALLNGINQGKNGLFLGSLALEYNIVNGLKFRSQASINYNQYHQRNYTPSSAQVQTASGAGSSMGGIGSQGQTETTSYLYENTLSYNKQFGPDHRLDVVAGTSWQEDRSNSFQASGQTYPDDFILNNLSSAAVTLPSKSAAFQNALLSFYLRANYAFRDKYLITFTGRSDASSKFSSDNRVGYFPSGGIGWRISQEKFMKKFTWIDDMKLRASAGYTGTQNIGNYLYRTLYTPVSYNGTNAVIPSQLGNNKVKWEQTLQKDAGIDISMFRSRLVLNVGVYEKKSSGLLFNQPLPSSSSYSSVIANLADIRNRGLEIEVSGNVITGKHAGWRSSLNMSFNRSLVTGLNMDYTDPNHGGGVTSSGGQSYIMSNTVLRTGYPVGQFVGTPYNGIIQNKEQLDAYKAAFPYYAFFTPYLNIGDPMYVLATSGPLSGFPDSYALIGSAAPKFYGGWTNTVNWRNFTLSALMTYSYGGHILYAADIANKSVTDLTNKGVRILDRWTPENKDSDRPRLIYGQNSNFTSSNDIYSSSFIKLKSITLNYQFPQTLLTRTKVQSASIYASATNLFTITNYPGQDPEVSNDPYSIVDGYTDSNNYPTIRQFVLGFRFGF, encoded by the coding sequence ATGGTTTTGAAAATTGTCACCTTTCTGATGCTTGTTACCTTGATGCATGTGAGTGCAAGCAGCTTTAGTCAGGCAATCAGTCTGAATGAAAAGGATACACCTGTTGAAAAAGTGCTGGAACGGATCAGTAAGCAGTCTGGTTTCCACTTCTTTTATGATGCTGCCACCTTTGCTAATTACAAGGTGACGATCAGTATCAGAGATGCCCAGATTGAAAAAGCACTGGATAGCTGTCTGCGTGGATTACCAGTGACCTATAAGATCATGGGTAAAAACGTAGTGCTGGTATCCGCAGAAAAAAATAACAGCATCCCGTCTCAGCCACAACAAGCACGGATTGTAAAAGGAACCGTGTTTGATGAAGACATGAAGTTGCTTATTGGTGTAACCATCCGTAACCGCAATAGCGGTAAAGGCACCGTTACCGACAGCAAAGGCGGATATGTGATAGCCGCTGATATCGGCGATGTGCTGGTAATCAGTTTTGTGGGTTATGTCACCCGTGAGGTAACAGTAGGGAATCAGCCGACTATCGACTTTCAGCTGAAGGTGACAAATGCTGCACTGAACCAGGTCGTTGTAGTAGGATACGGTAGTACCAGGAAGAAAGACCTCATTGGATCCGTAGCTACGGTGAACGTAAATGAAATACGGAATGTTCCCTTTGCCACTATCGATATTGGTCTGGCAGGTAAAGCCGCTGGTGTACAGGTGGTACAGTCTGACGGCTCTCCCGGTGGTGTGGCTAATATCCGTGTACGTGGCGGTACGTCTATCCTTGGGGGGAATGATCCTTTATACATCATCGATGGTGTGCAGATTACGCCCACCAGCCGCTATATCAAAACGCCTGGCGAAGTGGTAGACCCTGTTGCACGTTCGACCAACTTCAGTGATCCATCCAATGCTATTTCGGGTGCTTATGCACGTGGATTGAATAGTCTGGCGGGATTGAACATTAATGATATTGAATCTATTGATATCCTGAAAGACGCATCTGCCACCGCCATCTATGGATCTAAGGCGGCAAATGGCGTCGTGATCATCACCACCAAACAAGGTACACAGGATACGAAGCCTTATTTTGAACTAAATAATTATACCGGTGTTTCCCGTCCGGTTAAAGCCGATGTGCTGAATGCAGATCAATACAGGATGATCCTGAAAGAAGCCGCTACGAACTATAACGCCGACAGGGTGGCCATGGGGGAGCAACCTTCAGCTACGGCGAATAAGATCCTTAATGATCCTTCCTATCTGGGTATGGATAATACAGACTGGTTATCGCTTGTATTGAGGAGCGGTCTTACCCAGAACACAGACGTTTCTGTACGCGGTGGTGGCAGAGGAACCCGTTATTACACGTCCCTTTCTTATTCAGAACAGAAAGGCGTGGTAAAAGGTACTGACTTCAAACGCCTGTCGGGTAAGCTGAACCTTGATAACCAGGTCAATGCCCGGCTGAAGTTTACAACAAATATCAACTACGCATTTTCTACCAACAATATCACCAACGGCGCATATGCCCAGGCATTATATGCACCGCCTACCCGGGCGCCTTATAATCCTGATGGTACATTGGCTAATCTGGCCGGCAGTGCCGTGAATTCAGATAATTTCAACGGGTTTCAGAATCCGCTGGCATTGCTGAATGGTATCAACCAGGGTAAAAATGGATTGTTTCTTGGCTCACTGGCACTTGAGTATAATATTGTCAATGGGCTGAAATTCCGTAGCCAGGCTTCCATCAATTACAACCAGTATCACCAGCGTAACTACACACCTTCTTCTGCCCAGGTACAAACTGCCAGTGGCGCAGGAAGTTCTATGGGAGGTATTGGTTCACAGGGACAAACAGAAACGACCAGCTACCTGTATGAAAATACATTGAGCTATAATAAACAGTTCGGACCGGATCATCGTCTGGATGTAGTAGCGGGTACTTCCTGGCAGGAAGACAGGTCTAATTCATTCCAGGCTTCCGGACAAACCTATCCGGATGATTTTATCCTGAATAATTTATCATCAGCTGCTGTGACACTGCCAAGTAAGTCGGCCGCCTTCCAAAATGCTTTACTAAGCTTTTACCTGCGTGCTAACTATGCTTTCAGGGATAAATACCTGATCACTTTTACCGGTCGCTCGGATGCTTCTTCGAAGTTCTCTTCAGATAACAGGGTGGGTTATTTCCCTTCCGGTGGTATCGGCTGGCGTATTTCGCAAGAAAAATTCATGAAAAAGTTTACCTGGATCGATGATATGAAACTGCGTGCCAGTGCTGGTTATACAGGTACGCAGAATATCGGTAACTACCTGTACCGTACGCTGTATACGCCTGTATCCTACAATGGTACAAATGCTGTGATCCCATCTCAACTGGGTAACAACAAAGTGAAATGGGAACAGACCTTACAGAAAGATGCGGGTATTGATATCTCTATGTTCAGATCCCGTCTGGTACTGAATGTGGGGGTGTATGAGAAGAAGTCTTCCGGCTTGTTATTTAATCAACCTTTGCCATCCAGTTCTTCCTACTCATCTGTCATCGCCAACCTGGCAGACATCCGCAACAGAGGACTTGAAATTGAGGTTTCCGGCAATGTTATTACAGGTAAACATGCGGGCTGGAGAAGCAGTCTGAATATGTCTTTCAACCGTAGTCTCGTGACCGGTCTGAATATGGATTATACGGATCCGAATCATGGTGGTGGGGTTACTTCTTCCGGCGGACAGAGTTATATCATGTCCAATACGGTACTGAGAACCGGATATCCGGTAGGACAGTTTGTGGGTACACCCTACAATGGTATCATTCAGAATAAAGAACAGCTGGACGCGTATAAAGCGGCCTTTCCTTACTATGCCTTCTTTACTCCTTATCTGAATATAGGAGATCCGATGTATGTGCTGGCGACCAGTGGTCCGCTGTCGGGATTTCCTGATTCTTATGCACTCATAGGAAGCGCTGCACCGAAGTTCTATGGTGGATGGACGAATACCGTTAACTGGCGCAATTTCACCCTGTCAGCTTTAATGACCTATTCCTATGGCGGACATATCCTCTATGCGGCGGATATTGCCAATAAATCAGTGACTGATCTTACCAATAAGGGAGTGCGCATACTGGACCGCTGGACGCCTGAAAACAAAGATTCAGATCGTCCGAGACTTATTTACGGACAGAACTCCAATTTCACCAGCAGTAATGATATTTATAGTTCCTCCTTTATCAAGCTGAAATCTATAACGCTCAATTACCAGTTTCCGCAAACACTGTTGACGCGGACGAAGGTACAGTCAGCCTCCATCTATGCTTCTGCTACCAATCTGTTTACGATCACGAACTATCCGGGACAGGATCCGGAGGTGAGCAATGATCCATATAGCATTGTAGATGGTTATACGGATTCCAACAATTATCCGACTATCCGTCAGTTTGTATTGGGTTTCAGATTCGGCTTCTAG
- a CDS encoding RagB/SusD family nutrient uptake outer membrane protein produces the protein MKKAIIILSAVLMAGSQYSCKKQLDELPKDALVQGNTIVNQQTANIALNGVYYRFANASQTNTNWTNNQVNTAILAGVLDDGRNTLNEASNVLGRTNFNNDWGRYYSLVNAANGIIDQVTALSGTLFSNGRKEQILAEARFMRAFAIFKVLTLMGQWFDINSSYGALLHDKFLTSTTYARARSDVKSSYQFILSDLDYAVENAATSGSNVYVTKWAAMALKMRVLLARGQQEDYAQCAAIGNNVISSSGYVLEPNTRDIFYVKGLSSKEVILGVTPQANQGAYYYNTSGVYVRRNFFYVATTLLKDLLANDPRQQWYIGNANGDKAGTFYFIKYVQSTLTTTQLSEVAYAIRLSEVYLMTAEATIRSGGSLAVAKGLIHAVQAGAGITATDNTTSYLAVEQANTADDLLLQGYYEYVKSFAGEDDQYYFALLRFPLATVTTLRPTIKNKEQYIYPVPRSEFVNNPLIGAQNPGYTQ, from the coding sequence ATGAAAAAAGCTATTATCATATTATCGGCGGTATTGATGGCGGGCAGCCAGTATAGCTGTAAGAAGCAACTGGACGAGCTGCCGAAAGACGCGCTGGTGCAGGGAAATACAATTGTCAATCAGCAAACGGCTAACATTGCGCTCAACGGGGTGTATTACCGTTTTGCCAACGCTTCACAAACAAATACGAACTGGACGAATAACCAGGTTAATACGGCTATACTGGCAGGCGTACTGGATGATGGGCGTAATACATTGAATGAAGCGAGTAATGTATTAGGAAGGACCAATTTCAATAATGACTGGGGGCGTTATTACTCCCTCGTGAATGCGGCCAATGGTATCATAGACCAGGTGACTGCACTCAGCGGAACCTTATTTTCCAATGGCAGAAAAGAGCAGATACTGGCGGAGGCCAGGTTTATGCGGGCCTTTGCTATATTCAAGGTGCTGACACTGATGGGCCAGTGGTTTGATATTAACAGTAGTTACGGGGCGCTGTTGCATGACAAGTTCCTTACCTCTACTACTTATGCCAGGGCACGTTCTGATGTCAAGAGCAGTTATCAGTTCATATTGTCAGACCTGGATTATGCGGTAGAGAATGCCGCTACATCCGGTAGCAATGTGTACGTCACAAAATGGGCGGCGATGGCATTGAAGATGCGTGTGCTGTTAGCAAGGGGCCAGCAGGAGGATTATGCACAGTGTGCCGCTATTGGAAATAATGTTATCAGCAGCAGTGGTTATGTGTTAGAACCGAATACCCGTGATATCTTCTATGTAAAAGGGCTGAGCAGTAAAGAGGTGATACTGGGCGTTACACCACAGGCTAACCAGGGGGCTTACTACTATAATACCAGCGGTGTATATGTACGGCGTAACTTTTTTTATGTAGCAACGACGCTATTAAAAGATCTGCTGGCAAATGATCCGCGTCAGCAATGGTATATCGGCAATGCGAATGGTGATAAGGCAGGTACATTTTATTTTATAAAGTATGTACAATCCACACTGACTACGACACAGTTATCGGAAGTGGCGTATGCGATCCGTTTGTCTGAGGTCTACCTGATGACGGCTGAAGCGACGATCCGTTCCGGCGGTAGTCTGGCTGTTGCAAAGGGACTGATACACGCTGTACAAGCGGGCGCCGGTATTACTGCAACAGACAATACGACCAGCTATCTGGCGGTTGAGCAGGCAAATACGGCGGACGATCTGTTGTTGCAGGGTTACTATGAGTATGTGAAAAGCTTTGCAGGGGAGGATGATCAGTATTACTTCGCCTTGCTGCGTTTTCCACTGGCGACTGTTACTACGCTACGACCAACTATCAAAAATAAAGAACAATACATTTACCCTGTTCCGAGGTCAGAGTTTGTCAACAATCCACTGATCGGCGCACAGAATCCGGGATACACGCAATAA